A window of Phenylobacterium sp. NIBR 498073 genomic DNA:
CACGGTGGAGGCGCCGCTGGACCTGGCCGGCGCGGTCGCTGCGCTGGGCGCGAGCGACGTGGCGGTGATCGACTGCCTGACGCTGTGGTTGACCAACCACCTGCTGGCCGAGGCCGATTTGGGCCAGCAGGTCGCCGAGTTGACGCGCGCGCTGGCCGCCAGCCCGGGGGCGCTCTACGTCGTCTCCAACGAGGTCGGCCAGGGGATCGTGCCGGACAACGCCCTGGCCCGCCGGTTCCGCGACGAGGCCGGCTGGATGAACCAGGCGGTGGCGGCGGCGGCCGACCGCGCGGTGCTGGTCGCGGCGGGACTGCCGCTGGTGCTCAAGGGCTGACGGGTCTTCGGCGGAGCTAGGACTTGCCCGCCTGGCGTGCGTATAAATTTTGACCGCCCGCTGTTTCCGAGAAGAGGCGCGCCGGGCCCGGATATCGCCGCTGCAGGGGCGCTCGCATGTCGATGTTCAATCTCGTCGTGACCGCGCTGCTTGTCGCGACCGCGCTGCTGTTCGCCGGCGTGTGGGCGTTCCAGA
This region includes:
- the cobU gene encoding bifunctional adenosylcobinamide kinase/adenosylcobinamide-phosphate guanylyltransferase; translated protein: MSLTFVLGGARSGKTSYALREAWKRPGNRHVMIATAQAHDAEMAERIARHRAERGEGWTTVEAPLDLAGAVAALGASDVAVIDCLTLWLTNHLLAEADLGQQVAELTRALAASPGALYVVSNEVGQGIVPDNALARRFRDEAGWMNQAVAAAADRAVLVAAGLPLVLKG